GACCGCCGCCGGCGGCGACGTGGTACTGTTCGACGGGGTCGCCTTCGGAGAGTCCGGCTACACCACCGTCGAAGCCAACGACTACACCGTCCAGATCCGCGGCGACACCGACTCCAACGACGGCGATATCGTCGCCGACTACGACGTGTCGCTCAACGGCGGCACCGTCTACACCGCCTTCGCTCAGGGCTACCTGACCCCCGACGACGAACCCGTCGACGAGAGCTTCGATCTCAACGTCGTTCAGGACGCGAGTTACTGACGACTCGCACAGTTCGGGGCCCGCCCCACGGGACCGATCGGTCGGACGCGGTCGCGGTCCGCTTCGGAACCGCAAGCTCGATCCCCCCGTAGACCTCGTTTCTCGAAGGGAAATCGCATTGAGACGGGCGCCCGTCGGTCCGAGTGAGATGACGGCGGAAACCGACGGAGGACCGCGAGTGCGATGAACCGCAACGACCGGGCTATCACCGGCTTCGCGATGGCCGCCCACGGGCTGGTCCACACCTACGAACTGGCCGTTCCGATCCTGTTGACCGTCTGGATCGTCGAGTTCCCGGTCACTTCGGCGACGCTGGGAACCGTCGTGGCCGTCGGGTACGGACTGTTCGGCGTCGGCGCGCTCCCGGCGGGCCTGCTCGTCGACCGTTTCGGCTCGCGAACGCTGGTCGTCGGCTGCACGTTCGGGATGGGGCTATCCTTTCTGCTGTTGGGCGTGCTCCCGGGGGTCGCCGGTATCGCCGTCGCGCTCGCTCTGTGGGGGATCGCGGCCAGCGTCTACCACCCCGCGGGCCTGACGCTCATCAGCAAGGGCGTCGAGGAACGGGGCGCCGCCTTCGCCTACCACGGGATGGCCGGCAACGTCGGGATCGTCGCCGGTCCCTTCCTCACCGCGCTCCTCCTCGTCGTCGCCGACTGGCGGGTCGCCGTCGCCGTGCTCGCGGTCCCCGCGTTCGTCGCGACCGTGGCCGGCCTCCGCGCGGAGTTCGACGAGACCGCCGCGGTCGGTGGGCGGGAAGCGGCCGCCGACGGTGGTGACGCGCCCGAAACCGACATCGGGTCGCTCACGGAGTTCCTGACGGCCTCGCGGGCCGTGTTCACCGTCGGCTTCCTGACCGTCTTCGCGCTCGTGCTGTTCAACGGCCTGTACTATCGCGGGATGTTGACGTTCCTCCCAGATCTCCTGAGCGACTTCCTCGAACCGCTGGTCGGGTCGGCCGCCCGGTCGCTCGGTCCGTTCTCCGAGGGGCCGGCCGCCGGGGAGTTCGACCGCTCGCGATACCTCTACGCCGGCCTCCTCGCCGTCGGTATCGGGGGCCAGTACGTCGGCGGTCGCCTCACCGACGCCGTCGAACCCGAGCGTGGTCTCGTGGTCGCGTTGACCCTGTTGGTCGCGATCGCGCTCCTGTTCGTTCCGGCCTCGGGCTCGCTGCCGGCGCTGCTCGCGGTCAGCGGCGCCCTCGGGTTCGTGCTGTTCGGCATGCAGCCGCTCTCCCAGGCGACGATCGCGAAGTACTCGCCGCCGGAACACCGTGGCCTCTCGTTCGGCTACACGTACCTCGCCATCTTCGGGATCGGCGCGGTCGGTGCCTCTATTACCGGGTGGGTGCTCACCTACGGCTCGACGTGGCTGCTGTTCGTGGTGCTGGCCGGCTTCGCGGCCGCGGCGCTGGCGCTGGCGCTGTCGCTGGTCGTGCGCGGAGAGTGACCGACCGAGACGGCCGTCGCTCGTCGATTCGCTTCGGTAGGAAGTTTGCGTGGGTGCAGTTCCGATGGACCGGATTCGCTTCGCTCACCGGTCCATCGACGTCACGCTCGCTGCGCTCGCGTGACTCCCTGAGGGATGCACCTGCACTGCCGCCCACAGTTCGGGAACCGTGGGGATACCTGTGGCTCGTCGATTCGCTTCGGTAGGAAGTTTGCGTGGGTGCAGTTCCGATGGACCGGATTCGCTTCGCTCACCGGTCCATCGACGTCACGCTCGCTGCGCTCGCGTGACTCCCTGAGGGATGCACCTGCACTGTCGTCCACAGTTCGGGAACCGTGGGGATACCTGTGGCTCGTCGATTCGCTTCGGTAGGAAGTTTGCGTGGGTGCAGTTCCGATGGACCGGATTCGCTTCGCTCACCGGTCCATCGACGTCACGCTCGCTGCGCTCGCGTGACTCCCTGAGGGATGCACCTGCACTGCCGCCCACAGTTCGGGAACCGTGGGGATACCTGTGGCTCGTCGATTCGCTTCGGTAGGAAGTTTGCGTGGGTGCAGTTCCGATGGACCGGATTCGCTTCGCTCACCGGTCCATCGACGTCACGCTCGCTGCGCTCGCGTGACTCCCTGAGGGATGCACCTGCACTGCCGCCCACAGTTCGGGAACCGTGGGGATACCTGTGGCTCGTCGATTCGCTTCGGTAGGAAGTTTGCGTGGGTGCAGTTCCGATGGACCGGATTCGCTTCGCTCACCGGTCCATCGACGTCACGCTCGCTGCGCTCGCGTGACTCCCTGAGGGATGCACCTGCACTGTCGTCCGCCGTGGGCGGACTGGTAGTGCGTGGGACCGGATTTGAACCGGCGGACCCCTACGGGACAGCGCCCTCAACGCTGCGCCGTTGGCCTGGCTTGGCTACCCACGCACTCGTCTGCTCTTGCGGTTTTCCGCATTCGTTCATTCCCGAGGGGCATTAAAATCACTGTCGGTTTCGCCGCTCGATGTGTGACGACCCCACGCTCCCGTCGGCCCGTCGACGACCCACTCGCACCGTGGCCGTTTCCGGGTGGCGATTCCGGCGGACTGTCAGGTCATCCCGACGAGGGAAAACGGGCCATTCAAATAGGGGGGCTCCACTACCCCCAGCATGGCCAAGTACTCGACCGGTGGCGCCGGCTCCAGCGCCAGCGACAGTTGCGAACTCTGCGGCGCGGAGAACGTGGATCTACAGACCGCGAGCGTCGCCGGGGCGACGCTCAGCGTCTGCTCGGAGTGCGTCCAGCACGACGAGACGCCTGGTGGGGGGTCCGACGGCGGCGACGACGGGCGCGACCGAAAACGGCAGGCGGCACAGAACGCGGCTCGCATGCAGGACGCCGCCCAGGCCGACGCCTCCCACTGGGAGGACGGCGCCGATTACGACGACGACCAGCTCCCGTATCTCGTCAGCGACTACGGCGACGTGCTCGTCGCGGCTCGCCAGGACGCCGGCCTCCAGACCGGCGAGCTCGCCGAAGCCGTCGACGCAGCGGAATCCGACGTCCTCGCCGTCGAGCAGGGACGCGCGACTCAGGCGAACGTCGGCGGGTCGCTCATCGGCGCCCTGGAAGCCGAACTCGACGTTCGGCTGGTCGACGGGGAGTGACCGTCGGCGACCGGCCGGTGTTTTCAGCGCGAGAAGTCCCTCGAAGGGCATAAATAGCTGACGTGTGTGGCTGTTTTCAGTAGGGGGGAGTGGTATGTTCGACACAGCCGACGGCGAGAGCGGAGTACTCGGGGTATCGACACCGGTCGGTGTGACGCTCATGGTCGTCATCGTCGTGTTGTTGGCGACGCTCGTCACCGTGACGACGACCGATCTGGCGCGGTCGACCCAGGACAGCGCGCAAGTTCACGGCGTCGGGACCTTCGACGTACAGTTTCTGGAGAGCGGGAACGACTCGCTGCGGATCTCGCCCGACACGCTGCGAAACGAGGACTCGACGTACGTTCTGGAGGTCAACGACAACCGTGTCTATCGGTGGGACGGCCACGAGCCCCTGGAGTTCACGTGTCTCTACCCCGGCGACCACATCGAGATCGTCTCGAAGGAAGGCGAGACGACCTACCCGGTTCGGGACTACCGGATGGAACGGGGCCTCTCCTGTGAACGTATCAGGGCCCTCCCGGAGAAGTTCGAGTACGCCTACATCGAGGATCAGACGGGCCTCGACAAGGTGCGCGTCCAGCCCGAGTTCACCTTCGGTATCGAGATCGACCCCGACGGTCCCGACGACGACAACTTCGGCGGTTCGTACGTGAGCGACGTGGGCAAGATCCCGGTCACCAACCAGTTCCACTACATCCGGAAGTACGACAAATCGATCGAGGGCGTTCCACCGCCGGTCTGGGTCATCGTGATGACGGACAACGTCCACAAGACGGGTAACGCCGGCGGCCTGAACTGGACGGACGACCCCGACAAGGCCTACGGAAAGGACGCCTACACGATTCAGGATACCGGG
This DNA window, taken from Halosimplex litoreum, encodes the following:
- a CDS encoding MFS transporter, which produces MNRNDRAITGFAMAAHGLVHTYELAVPILLTVWIVEFPVTSATLGTVVAVGYGLFGVGALPAGLLVDRFGSRTLVVGCTFGMGLSFLLLGVLPGVAGIAVALALWGIAASVYHPAGLTLISKGVEERGAAFAYHGMAGNVGIVAGPFLTALLLVVADWRVAVAVLAVPAFVATVAGLRAEFDETAAVGGREAAADGGDAPETDIGSLTEFLTASRAVFTVGFLTVFALVLFNGLYYRGMLTFLPDLLSDFLEPLVGSAARSLGPFSEGPAAGEFDRSRYLYAGLLAVGIGGQYVGGRLTDAVEPERGLVVALTLLVAIALLFVPASGSLPALLAVSGALGFVLFGMQPLSQATIAKYSPPEHRGLSFGYTYLAIFGIGAVGASITGWVLTYGSTWLLFVVLAGFAAAALALALSLVVRGE
- a CDS encoding helix-turn-helix domain-containing protein — translated: MAKYSTGGAGSSASDSCELCGAENVDLQTASVAGATLSVCSECVQHDETPGGGSDGGDDGRDRKRQAAQNAARMQDAAQADASHWEDGADYDDDQLPYLVSDYGDVLVAARQDAGLQTGELAEAVDAAESDVLAVEQGRATQANVGGSLIGALEAELDVRLVDGE